The sequence GTTGAAAGCTCGGTGAGCATAGCCAGTATCAAAATGGTGTATGTTAGGTCCCTCCCTCTGGCATATACTTTCCTGTTTGCAGGGTGAAGATAGGCAAGCTGTCAGAATTTCTTACCACATCTTTTCATACTCATCTGAGCTTCCTGGATCCAGACTGTGATATAAAACTATTTGATGACTCTCATGGAGGCTGTTGTAGCCCTGACAGTGAATATGGAGGCTATCCAGCAGATTTCTGTGAAAAAGGTAGTagttttttcactttatttttttttctctgttacacTCTGTAGAGTAGACGTAGAGTCTACCCCAACATAGAGTTTGGGGCTACCTACAGCACAAAATCTTATGTATGCACAGTTGATAGTTACTCAGGTCTCTCATGCGTCAGCTCGAGGATAGTATGTGCATGACTTAGTTTGAAGTAGGTTTTGTGAATTCTTCATACATCCTCGGTGTGGTATTGAACAGTAACTGCTGTGGTAAAGCTGAGTCTGAGAATCAGGAGGTGGGAGGTGTGTAGAAGATGCTGGAGGTGTGTAGATGCTAGAGGGAGTAAAGAGTGTGAGGAGTCGTAGACAAATTCGTGCGCAAGAGCTGATCTTTGGTcaactaaaaaggaaaattcttttGATCTCtttcaaggggaaaaacagtttctaaactgtttaaaaactatcaaaaattatttacatttttctatccAATTTGTTCAGCTTAAAAGTCTCTTGCTTATTCTTATGTTTTTGTGTGCTCTTCTGTATAAACAAGAATAGAATGATGTgtgtgaaaaaagaaagcactggtATTTGATAGGTTTCCTTACATTTaatactcattttcttttatgtatgtCTTACTAGAAAGCCAGGATGAGCTGGATCAGTATATAAATGATATCCTACAGAGTACAGCACTGAAGTCGTATCTACCTCCAACTTCAAAGACTGCTCATCAGCCACTTGTGTTCAGTGCAAACCATTCCACACAAGAGATACTGTCAATAATGGCCAAGGCAAAGGGTTTGGAGATTCCAGGTATTTCTCTCTATTATTTGCCATGGGTGCTAAGAGGGATAAGTTCAGTTATTTTCAAATTCTACTATTTGAAGAAAGTTAGTAGCACAAGTGTGTTGTAGCTGTCAAGAAGAGAGTCTGAAGTTGTTGCTGTAGTGCCCACAGTATCCCATATCATGGTGTATGTATAAATAACCTGCAGTGAATCAAAGTTAATGTTATGGAAACTAACTGGTTGGATAGAATTTTAGAACATGAgtcaattaattttttttttgtctttgtacaAAGGCAGACAAATAATATACTTTCTTAATCCAATGAAGTTGTGGTGAAATGAAGTGTTTCAGTGGCATGAAACATCAGTATGCACATGTATATTCTAAATCTATAAGAATAAATGGAGTAGAGATGTGATCCTCTGTTAAATTTGACATATAAAGATAACAGAGCACGAGCCTGCATTCACATTTGTCACTTCAATTACAGCATTTTTTCAATTAGACCATTTTCTCCATATGCTAAGCGTGTTTTAGCATGTTTACtgcaaaaacatttgaaatacttGTCAGGATCAGGTCATTCATTTGTAGGACACCTCAAGCACGGACTGCCATAAGAAGTATCAGTTCAGCATGTTGTGCCTCAGCCTTTGATGTGCTAATTTCAAAAGCTCTTGGACCAGgtctgcaggaaggaaaaagttcAAAGTGTGAGCTTGTCTCTTGAGTTCCATGGACAACATCTTGAAAGTGTTGCTTAAGTTAACTTGACTTTCAGAggtatttctgttgtttttcatgGTACAATTGCTTCATATTggtggttttgcttttctgcattaCTGCAACAAAAGTCTTTTAAGTGTTGTCGTTGGCTTTGATTTCCAGCTGTTTCCATGTCTCTTCCAACTAAAGTTTTGAACACGCACCGGAAGTCTTTGAATCTTGTTGATATTCCCCTTTCCTTTGAGAAAAAGGTAAACTGTGGGATTTTTTatgctgtttgtgtttttagGACTCAGTATTTTGCATCCACCTGGTTTCCAGCCAAACTGTATGCTAGTTCTCGTTTTGTTACCTTGACAGCAAAACCATCTCCCTGGGGCAGTGGGTAGGGGGtggttgttgttattttttgctgggaagttttttttgttaaatagaTATTAtcaaatttatatatatattgtctAATAAACAGTACTTATATTAATTTCTAGCCAGGAGAGTAGCATATGAAAGGACAACTGTCATACAGCACCAGCTGAATCCCACTATTAAGCATGAAGGGCAAGGCTGGGCTGGGTATTCTGTCCTAGTGTGTGTGACTGGCTGCTGGGGGTGGTGGCATGAGGTTGTATCCAACCTGCTAGAAGATTCTGTTCTATAGGCTTTGTCTGTGGAGGCAGTATTTCGGGACTGTACAAATAGCTGAATAGCTTGTTAAATAAAACTTGTTCTCATCTAAGAACTCACTGCAGTGTTGCATCACCTGACTAGTTAACATGCTACTTCCAAACCATTGGAAAATTTATGATGGTAACATCTGCATAACTAAAGCATTGCAATTATACAGATTGGAGACaagactaaaaaaaagaaaaccaccttAAATGTTTTCAGCAAAAAAGTGGTatctttctgctttatttcattgCAAGTAGCAGTGTATGACAggaaaagtatattttctttacttttatgAAAAATTTTTTTGTCCCAAAAATAGCTTTCCTGGTCGATTGAACCAAATGTAGAGACAGACAGTCCATTCTGGGTGCTGTGTTTCTGGGGATCAGACTTCTTTTCATGTCTGCCAGTAATCTAAGAAAAACTACATGATATGTCTATATTTCAAGTGCAGAGTTGTGTTGCATGTTTGTTGTGTTCTTTAATGGGGAGCTACAGATTTTATCTGCTGCTTTTGTCAAGGTCTATTATTGATTTTCATCCCTCTTTGTTATCAGGACCATGAAAAGGTTTTGAACTTAGCTAAAGATGCTCATGGTGATTTGGATTGCAGGAAGCTTGTTGAGCAGCTGAAGGAATGCCCAACGCTCCATGATCAAGCAGATATCTTATATATCTTGCATATACTAAAGTGAGTTATCTGTATATAGACTTCAGCCCCTTAAGTTTGGCTACAGCTATTTGATTATTGTTGTGCAAAAGGTTGTCACTGTTCAGGACTGTGTTTTCAGGGAGAAGTTAAAATGTTTAGTGCtttaacagaaacattttcagttAGCTTGGCTGCATAAATAATTAGCATTCAGAATACATCTGTGCAAATTTCAAAATTGATTGACACACAATTTTGCCAAAGTGGGAGTGGAGGGATActaaattttgttattttctaacTAAAACACAAATGCAGTTTTAATGAGTACtcactgttttttcctctgatcCTTCCATGCTTATGTGCATAGTTGACTAAAACTTGGTGTTCTTCAAAATGTTTCTGGAAACAACTCAGGCTGCTGGGGTtagtaaaaaaaattgctcattAAATGGATTTGAGCAAAATTCAAATACAGATCAACAGAATTATCTACTAGTGTGTGCTAACTGGCATTTTTTCCTTACACCATTGGAATCTGGAAAAATTTGGTTTAGGTTGCAAAGATGTGCATTTATTAATCACAGATGGTCTTCCTTAATGCTACAGAGATTGTGTTAATGTTTATCTTAGTCTTTCTCCTGTGTGGGCCTCTTCTTTGATCTTTCTATTTTCCTAAGCAAAATATTTAGTAACTCTCTTAAAAAGTAAAGATcctgaaaaattacttttttgttgtttgtttgtttgtttgactgTATGTAATACCCTTAGTTTACTTTCTGTGTGGAACTGTGTCCCTGTTGGGCTTTGGTGAAATGTGTCCCTCTAACTGGAGCTGAAAGATCATCATGTGCTTGGAGCCACTGTCAACTAGAGGCACCTTTTTTCATAATACAGTGAATTTCAAAACTggaaaaggaatggaaaactCCATTGATTCATCAATAATGACACAAGCAGTGTGGAAGTCTAGTTAGTAGCTAAGAATGAGGCAGGGAGAAATACTCATAGAGGTCCCTGTAGCGTCTGAAAAATGGGTACCATGTTTATTAGTACTGAAAACAAGTGCTGAATTTCACTCTTAGAGAGCAACATATGGAGCATACTTCCATTCTTTCAATCTCCTTCCTAGTGCTGAACTTAAAGCCAAATGGGAAACTTAAAGCCCTGGAGGTTGCTTTGTAGTCACAGGCTTATGGCCAAGTGAGCTAATATGAGAGTTGCTGTTACCAAGAGGTTTTTGCCCATGTGTAGCTGATCTCTGGTGAAGGACTGCTGTGTCCCATTCACTTCACCCAAATGACTATCACACAAATGAGCAATTCAGTCAAAGTCCGGTTGCTCATTGTGTATTAAGACTAAGCAATGtagtgttttctgctttctctttctgtctcttcctCAAGGACCCCTTACTTGTTTGATCTAATGGAAATGATCTGTTTTCCTGCAGAGGCCCTGATTGGGATACACAGCTGAACGGACAATATGGAGTCACTGTTCATTGCCTGCTCAATGAGCTCTACAGAAAGGCAGGCCTCAATCAAGAATGGGGCTTAATCCGTTATATTTCTGGTATACTTAAGAAGAGAGTGGAAGTCCTGGCAGAGGTATGAGATAGGAATAGTGTTGATTCAGATTCCTGCCTGAAAACAGGACTACTCAGTGAGGCACAAGTGCCAGTGAGGATCGTGTTTGCCCTCTTCTGGTCTTACTTCACAACAAACCTAGTGCAGCATTTGCCAGTAAACACTGTTTGCTTTCCTGATCTAAAATCTTGTTACAACCTCTCTCATCTGTACTGAAAAGTGTGCTAAGGTTAGAGTGTAATGAGAATGTCAATCTGTAAGTGATATTGTGAAGGCCTCATTTAATCTCTGTTTATCCAAGCAGCTTAATTATGTGTGTTGAAAGCTGTAGTGGTCACTGTTAATTGCTTATTGCTATTGTGGTAACATGAGCACTTGGAGCACCAGTATATCTTAGTGCTAGAGATTATGCAAAAACACGCTGCAGTGATTTCTGTCCCATTAGGCAGGCAGTCTTTAGTGTGAGTGGCAGTACAGAGGCATTATGATATCTGGCCCTACTTAAAATTAACAAGAAAGATCCGTTGAAGGGGTACAGATTTCATTTGGAACATTACAAAACTGTTCACTCTGCTGTTTTAGGGATTCTTTTTCAGTACTTAATCCTGCATATTTCCAAAAAACTCTTTCTCTAACTTCTGGCCATTTTCAAAGCTTTGATAGTCATACCTAGAATGGCCTGTTTTACTGACAGTTGTATTTGCAGGGAGCAATTTGCAGCAGTCACTCTGCGTGATACCTCGTTAAGTACCTTTTCCATCCTCAAGGCAGTACATGCTTACAAAAAACCTGTGTACGTTAAATTGCAAAGATATTGACAAAGAACTGGAGAGGATGAGAGTAGAGGTATATGCAGTTTTGTTACACgttaaaggaaggaaaacagactcagaaaaatatgaagaacaTTGCTCAGTGAGGTCTTTGATTCAGAATAATGAATTGGGTAAATTAAGCACTCACTTTTGCAGGAAGTATAAAAGATTAAAATGCTGATACTGGAGAAATTCTGGTATacaggattattttttatttttgctaataCTTCCATTAATAACTTTTTtgtcttaaataaaaatgaaatatttacctTTTGATAAAATCCTTTATTGATCTGCCAGTCCAACTGGAGAGCATAATAATTCTGCTGCTGATTTCAGTGTGAGGAAGCAGGCTTTCAGCCTGGGCAGACTCTTGACATCCTGTTAACCTCAGGGGATATTTGCCAACTGGTTAACAGCATTCTGCAGGATCTGCATATCTAGTAGTTAATAGAAATGCACTTAGAAATTGCTaaataaatgcttcattttctggAGTTAAAAGCTGTGTCACTTTGGCATGTCTCAGTAAAAAATCTCTTGCTTTCTATTGTGTTGCAATAGGCATGCACAGACCTCCTGTCACACCACAAGCAGCTTACAGTGGGGCTGCCACCAGAACCCCGTGAGAAAATCATTACCACGTAAGTTGGAGCTTCATTTCAGTTGTAGAAGCAGACTGCCTTTCAGCTTCCTGCTGGTACCGTTCTGCTGCTCTcaccttgttttatttttcaacttcAGAAAGAATTGCAGCCACCAGTGCAGAAAAGTCTGTGGTGCAAAGATGTTTCTGGTTGACAGCAAGTGCTGGACTTACTGCTAACTGTAGTTTGCCCTCTTACAGCCCTCTGCCACCTGAGGAGCTCACAGATCTTATTTATGAGGCCAGTGGCCAAGACATCAGTATTGCTGTCCTGACACAGGTACAGAGCACggggaaaaaaatggttctTTAAGCTGTGCCCGGTGTAATGTCAGTGTTTTTCTGAGACTGGGAAAGCTGGGATGACCCACGCTGAATGGGAGCTCTTCTGAATTTGTCCTTACAGGAAATAATTATGTACCTGGCAATGTATGTCCGATCACAGCCTAGTCTTTTCATGGAGATGCTCAGGCTCCGCATTGGTCTGATAATTCAGGTGATGGCCACTGAGCTGGCTCGAAGTCTGAAATGCTCAGGTAAGAATAGCTTTATTATGGGAGATACTTCtggctttatttttgcttcttctcaGTCactaatttttcatttgtgttaaATTCTGTTGTAAACTTCTTCATTTACATACAcagttaaaaactgaaaataatttctctgtttGGCTTAATGAAAGATTCCTGCCTCCATGCACTCTGTCAGTCTGAAGTAGATGTTAAATACTTAAACACCCTGACTTTCAGTGCTTGAGGTGCAGATCACGAAATTGCAAGTATTAAGGGACTAATTTCAATGAGAATTAGGACACTAGGTATCTTCAGAATATTTGAGCCTCGATTATTCAGCATTCTTGTGGGTTTTATTCAGCATAAGTTCTGTCCTATAGGTCATCCTTCTCCCTTGGAATGTACAtggttgaaaaatatttgctatttgGATTTCAGCTAGTAATACTTATACCAGGAGATCAGTAAAAATACGTACCTCATAAGACTCCCAGCTGTTGCATATGCAttgcaaaaaagcaaaattaagaaACTAACAAGTTGTACAGGATGAAAATACTTTAAGTAGAGAGGAGAAATCATGATTGAGGTGATATCTGAAAAACCCTTGACGAATTTTCCATATCAGAGGAATTCAAATTGGTCAGAAGTCAAGAAGAAACAGTCATCAGTGATCAGAAGTGATCAGAAGTTAATGTGGTGAATGTATAGTCTCAAATGCTGATGCTTAGGAGCATGATCCGGACCATATTTATGTGGCTCAGCTCATTGTTGTGCCTAATGTATCAGCACACCCAAGGGGGAAGACTCAATGGAAGCTTATTTTAGACAGGCCTCACTATGGGCACCGCTGATGTCTTCGACCAAACTCAACGGCTACCTACCTCTGGGGAGGTGTTTGTCCATTAGGAGAAGTTGGTAAATGGAGCCAAGTAATTTTCTGGGATAATTCTGTTTCTCCATGAGGCGCATTCAGACAGCCCTGTTTCCCCCAGAGCTGAAGCTGAGTATCAGAAGCTGCTACATTCACAGTTCAAAGCCTCTTTTTCCCATGGTCccttttgttatttctttgtaaGCCACTCTCAgcttcactgctgctttttccatgTTCTCCTATGGGAAATTTGTCTGTGCACTCCTGTGCCCATGCGTATGTATGAGCTTTTTCTCACACTTCGAAGCATCATCCTTTAATTAGAGAAAACACCACAAGCCTGCCATTTGCATGCATTTCTTTATGGAATAACTCTGGCTCTGTAATTTAGATCTGAGTAAGATCTTCTTGTGGGAGGTGGCTGCAGTGCCTTTTCAATTGATCTGCTCTGTGGAGGAGCACCTGCTTTTTCATCATCACCGTTGGTGAGATTTCACACAGCTGTGATAGGCTGCTCAGTAATGTACCACCATCATCTCCATTCAGTGTTGCTTAGTcttgaaatgtgttttctttgaaatgactctacatattaatttttttctaggGAAGCGTTATCTACAAAAGTAAATGTGATGGAATTTCATTCAGTCAGCAGTTTAGTTAGGAGAGCCATCCATAAAGCATCCTATAgttctgtttgatttttatttttgtgtgtgtggttttgttttatttttgtgggttttttaatttgtttattttgttatttaaacCAGGTGAAGAAGCTTCAGAGAGTTTGATGAATCTAAGCCCTTTTGATATGAAAAATCTCCTACACCATATTCTCAGTGGAAAAGAGTTTGGTGTGGAAAGAAGCTGTAAGTTATCCAATTGGGTATATGTTAAATGGGAACTGTAAATATATAGAGTTAGATTGTCTAGTAAGTAGGAACCTACCATCTATGCATGTAAAATAGGAGCACAGGTAACGTACTGAGCAGATATATTGCATATATCTGCTGCAGGATAAAAAACCACATATGATGGAAACTGTCCTACACAGTAGTAATGTTGTATCAAGGcagacttttaaaatgaagaaatttaatGTGACCAGAAGGAAGATTGTGAAAAGGACATGTCCATTCTGCCTCCCAGGAGTGGATCTATGATCTCCAATATTTCTAGCTGGGTCTTAAATCCTCACATACTTAGTGCAACTCCAGTGTCTTTTGAAGCTATGATTGTTCTGTGTCTTTGAAGGTCAAATCCTAACATCCAGCTGTGGCTCTCTACCTCTGAATTGACGTAATCAAGTTTGAATTATTGATGTAATTTGAAAGCATTCTGtcaaaaaaagcactgaatggTTGTGAAAGGATATGCTTTTATCTGTAACTTCTAGAcacaattttgtcttttttcctacTGGTATAATTTCTAAAATGTCCATTTGCTTCTTTTAGTGCGAGCTATGGATTCTTCTTCATCTAGCCCTGCAATTTCTATTCATGAAATGGGGCATTCTggagcaacaaaaacagaaagaagtggTATTACTAAATTGAAGAGTGAGATGAAGCAGGTGAGGgttttctgttagaaaatgtAGCTGTTCTGGAATGGCGTTTTATCAGAGTTTTGTGttcctttcaggaagttgtTTTTAATGCCAAACAAAGACATTCTTGGTAAATCACAGAAATTTCCAGTCACCCTTTGGTTTAAAGCTAATAGAGGGCAGGAGAGAGGGCTTCTTCCAAAAATGTAGCCTCTTCTTTGTCCTTGTTTCATGTACTGAATATTGGAACTTAGCAAATAGCAAAGTCTACTGCATTCATGGCGtcaatttttaaacaattttttatcATCTTTAGCTATAGAGAAATCAGCTGCACGTTTCACATAGATTTTCACAtaggtggtttttgttttcattcctctACTCTGCACAAGTTTTTAATGTGGTCTGTGTGCCTTCTA is a genomic window of Meleagris gallopavo isolate NT-WF06-2002-E0010 breed Aviagen turkey brand Nicholas breeding stock chromosome 1, Turkey_5.1, whole genome shotgun sequence containing:
- the LOC100547518 gene encoding phosphorylase b kinase regulatory subunit alpha, liver isoform-like; amino-acid sequence: METIVDLVPPSGIYFPVCRVKIGKLSEFLTTSFHTHLSFLDPDCDIKLFDDSHGGCCSPDSEYGGYPADFCEKESQDELDQYINDILQSTALKSYLPPTSKTAHQPLVFSANHSTQEILSIMAKAKGLEIPAVSMSLPTKVLNTHRKSLNLVDIPLSFEKKDHEKVLNLAKDAHGDLDCRKLVEQLKECPTLHDQADILYILHILKGPDWDTQLNGQYGVTVHCLLNELYRKAGLNQEWGLIRYISGILKKRVEVLAEACTDLLSHHKQLTVGLPPEPREKIITTPLPPEELTDLIYEASGQDISIAVLTQEIIMYLAMYVRSQPSLFMEMLRLRIGLIIQVMATELARSLKCSGEEASESLMNLSPFDMKNLLHHILSGKEFGVERSLRAMDSSSSSPAISIHEMGHSGATKTERSGITKLKSEMKQFFHEGHSMSSSMFTSRRSSTPPSPSSTSPTSSSRDISWGDRKGQWLRRRRLDGAINRVPVGFYEKVWKILQKCHGLSIDGYVLPSSTTREMTPCEIKFAVHVESVLNHVPQPEYRQLLVEAILVLTFLSDIEVNSIGGIIHVDQIVHMANDLFLQELKSYGATGGILEKDVATGICHFFYDSAPSGAYGTMTYLTKAIIIYLQDFLPSTGCVMQ